A section of the Elizabethkingia anophelis R26 genome encodes:
- the topA gene encoding type I DNA topoisomerase encodes MSKNLVIVESPAKAKTIQKYLGNDFEVTSSMGHIRDLPKKGMGINLETFTPDYEVSPDKKKLVTELKSLAKKADMVWLASDEDREGEAIAWHLAEELKLKDDKTKRIVFHEITKNAILKAIENPRKIDNNLVNAQQARRVLDRIVGFEMSPVLWKKVKPGLSAGRVQSVAVRLVVEREKEIHSFQSQASYKVEGTFLNDEKKEILAKLKKDFTTEKEAESFLNQCSTAEFKVLNVEKKPGQRSASAPFTTSTLQQEASNRLGYSVTSTMRVAQRLYEEGYITYMRTDSVNLSQEAINSAKATIIKEFGEEYSAPRNYTTKNASAQEAHEAIRPTDFGVKTVGDAQLNKLYQLIYKRAMASQMANAKIEKTVIEIGNQKLPQHFEATGEVIIFDGFLKVYGITKNEEEEDDNDDKLLPKVNIGEALKYKKIIATEKYTKAPARYTEASLVRKLEELGIGRPSTYAPTIQTIQNREYVDKREVIAKEREIVQLTLTSSLKKETLTEKYGADKNKFLPTDIGVVVNDFLVNNFNEVLDYGFTARVEEAFDIIAEGNRAWKDVMTEFYGKFHPRIADVEENADRATGDRVLGVDPKTGKNVHARIGRFGAMIQIGETDDEEKPIFASLMPNQNISTITFEEAMELFKIPFNLNDYEGKEVIVGVGRFGPYIKWGDAYISIPKTEDPLSVDNDRAIEIIEEKKRADAPIATYKGEPVTKGTGRFGPFIKYKDIFVNVPKKYDFNNLSQSDINELIDAKLEKEANRYIQQWEDQKVSLENGRWGPFIRFGKKMLKIPLKGKGEKYTAEDLQDISFDEVKKWIIAQDETAFKEKPKAKKATAKKTTAKKPSKK; translated from the coding sequence ATGTCGAAAAATCTCGTAATTGTGGAGTCCCCTGCGAAGGCTAAGACGATACAGAAGTATCTTGGTAATGACTTTGAAGTAACCTCTAGTATGGGACACATCCGTGATCTTCCTAAAAAGGGCATGGGTATCAATCTTGAAACATTTACTCCTGATTACGAAGTTTCTCCAGATAAGAAGAAGCTCGTTACAGAGCTTAAGTCTTTAGCCAAAAAAGCCGATATGGTTTGGCTGGCTTCCGATGAAGACCGCGAGGGGGAAGCTATTGCGTGGCATCTGGCGGAAGAACTGAAATTGAAAGATGATAAGACTAAAAGAATTGTATTTCATGAAATCACCAAGAATGCTATTCTTAAAGCTATAGAAAATCCGAGAAAAATAGACAATAATCTTGTCAATGCACAACAGGCAAGAAGAGTATTGGATAGAATTGTAGGTTTTGAAATGTCTCCTGTGTTATGGAAAAAAGTGAAACCAGGCCTTTCTGCAGGACGTGTACAGTCTGTAGCTGTACGTCTGGTTGTAGAAAGAGAAAAAGAAATTCATAGTTTCCAGTCTCAGGCTTCTTACAAAGTAGAAGGTACTTTCCTTAATGACGAGAAGAAAGAAATTTTAGCTAAGTTAAAGAAAGATTTCACTACGGAAAAGGAAGCTGAATCTTTCCTTAATCAGTGTAGTACTGCAGAGTTCAAAGTTTTAAATGTAGAGAAAAAGCCGGGTCAACGTTCAGCTTCAGCTCCGTTTACCACTTCTACTCTACAGCAGGAAGCTTCAAACAGATTAGGATATTCTGTAACTTCTACAATGCGTGTGGCACAGCGTCTGTATGAAGAAGGTTACATTACTTATATGAGAACAGATAGCGTTAATCTTTCTCAGGAAGCTATCAATTCAGCTAAAGCAACTATTATAAAAGAATTTGGTGAGGAATATTCAGCACCGAGAAATTATACCACTAAGAATGCATCTGCTCAGGAAGCGCACGAAGCAATTCGTCCTACTGATTTTGGTGTAAAAACAGTAGGTGATGCACAACTTAATAAATTATACCAACTAATCTATAAAAGAGCAATGGCCAGCCAGATGGCTAATGCTAAAATAGAGAAAACAGTAATTGAAATTGGAAACCAGAAACTTCCTCAGCATTTTGAGGCGACTGGTGAGGTAATTATTTTCGATGGATTCTTAAAAGTATATGGTATTACTAAAAATGAAGAGGAAGAAGATGATAACGATGACAAACTTCTGCCAAAAGTAAATATCGGAGAAGCTCTTAAATACAAAAAGATTATCGCTACCGAGAAGTATACAAAAGCTCCGGCAAGATATACAGAAGCTTCTCTGGTGAGAAAACTGGAAGAATTGGGAATCGGAAGACCATCTACTTATGCTCCAACTATTCAAACTATTCAGAACCGTGAATATGTAGATAAAAGAGAAGTTATAGCTAAAGAACGTGAAATCGTTCAGCTTACACTAACCTCTTCTTTGAAAAAAGAAACACTTACCGAAAAGTATGGTGCTGATAAGAATAAATTTTTACCAACTGATATAGGAGTTGTTGTTAATGACTTCTTAGTAAATAACTTTAATGAAGTTCTTGACTACGGATTTACGGCTCGTGTTGAAGAAGCTTTTGATATTATTGCAGAAGGAAACAGAGCATGGAAAGATGTAATGACCGAGTTCTATGGAAAATTCCATCCAAGAATTGCAGATGTAGAAGAAAATGCTGACCGTGCAACCGGAGACCGCGTATTGGGCGTAGACCCTAAAACAGGTAAAAATGTACATGCCAGAATCGGAAGGTTTGGTGCTATGATCCAAATTGGAGAAACTGATGATGAAGAGAAACCAATCTTTGCTTCTCTAATGCCTAATCAGAATATTTCTACGATTACATTTGAAGAAGCAATGGAGCTTTTCAAAATACCTTTTAATCTTAACGATTATGAAGGTAAAGAAGTTATTGTTGGTGTTGGACGCTTTGGACCTTATATCAAATGGGGAGACGCTTATATCAGTATTCCCAAAACTGAAGACCCTTTGTCTGTAGACAATGACAGGGCTATTGAGATTATAGAAGAAAAAAAGAGAGCTGATGCTCCTATTGCAACCTATAAAGGTGAACCTGTAACAAAAGGAACCGGAAGATTCGGACCTTTCATTAAATATAAGGACATCTTTGTAAATGTTCCGAAGAAATATGATTTCAATAATCTTTCTCAAAGTGACATCAATGAATTAATTGATGCCAAACTGGAGAAAGAAGCTAACAGATATATTCAGCAATGGGAGGACCAGAAAGTCTCCCTAGAAAATGGAAGATGGGGACCTTTCATTCGTTTTGGAAAGAAAATGCTAAAAATTCCATTGAAAGGAAAAGGGGAAAAATACACTGCTGAAGATCTTCAGGACATTTCCTTCGATGAAGTAAAAAAATGGATAATAGCTCAGGACGAAACTGCTTTTAAAGAAAAACCAAAAGCAAAAAAAGCAACTGCAAAGAAAACCACTGCTAAAAAACCTTCTAAAAAATAA
- the ileS gene encoding isoleucine--tRNA ligase → MKKFTEYKNLDLIGSAENVLKFWEENDTFEKSVENRQGSPEYVFYEGPPSANGMPGIHHVMARSIKDIFCRFQTQNGKQVFRKAGWDTHGLPIELGVEKELGITKEDIGKKISVEDYNKACREAVMRYTDAWNKLTEKIGYWVDLENPYITYEPKYMETVWWLLKQLYNKELLYKGYTIQPYSPAAGTGLSSHELNQPGTYRDVSDTTIVAQFRVKKESSDLFNDIDGNVDILAWTTTPWTLPSNTALTVGRDIEYVVVKTFNQYTFEPINVVLARVLLEKNFGKKYVEGTEDDFANYTSESKVIPYRILKEFTGEQLAGTHYEQLVPWFTPEENAEKAFRVIIGDFVTTEDGTGVVHTAPTFGADDARISKENDIPPMLVKDENGNLIPLVDLQGRFIHGENVPELFAGKYIKNEYYENGQAPEKSWDVELAILLKTENKAFKVEKYVHSYPHCWRTDKPVLYYPLDSWFVKMTAVKDRLVNLNKEINWKPKATGEGRFANWLENVNDWNLSRSRYWGIPLPIWRTEDLREEVAIGSVEELMQEIQKSIDAGFMTSNPYDGFEVGNMDEANYAKVDLHKNIVDQIILVSASGKPMKRESDLIDVWFDSGSMPYAQLHYPFENKELIDERKAFPADFIAEGVDQTRGWFYTLHAIGTAVFDSVAYKNVMSNGLVLDKNGQKMSKRLGNAIDPFKTLETYGPDATRWYMISNAMPWENLKFDLEGIDEVRRKFFGTLYNTYSFFALYANVDGFRYEEADIENRPEIDRWILSELNLLVKEVKSFYEDYEPTKVARAINTFVNDNLSNWYVRLCRRRFWKGDYTEDKISAYQTLYTCLETIAKISAPIAPFFMDQLYQDLNNATQKESVGSVHLTDFPVVDENKIDYSLVEKTHLAQQITSMVFSLRKKENIKVRQPLQKVMIPVLDAATGEQINAVSELIKQEVNVKELQLINAEEASHLIVKQIKPNFKALGPKLGKDMKTVAAEISAFSDDQIAALEKEGSLTIQGYEITTDDVEILTKDIPGWTVASEGKLTVALDLTITDDLKAEGIAREFINRVQNLRKEKNFEISDKILIELEENNPFLQDILKNKDYISAEVLANDIAVKANVSGEEVEIDEQGFSINIIKN, encoded by the coding sequence ATGAAGAAGTTTACCGAGTATAAAAACTTAGATCTTATCGGTTCTGCCGAAAATGTATTGAAATTCTGGGAAGAGAACGATACTTTTGAAAAAAGTGTAGAAAATCGCCAGGGGAGTCCTGAATATGTTTTCTATGAAGGTCCGCCATCCGCAAATGGGATGCCGGGTATTCACCACGTTATGGCCAGAAGTATTAAGGATATTTTCTGCCGTTTCCAGACTCAGAATGGTAAGCAGGTTTTTCGTAAAGCCGGCTGGGATACTCACGGACTTCCAATTGAGCTTGGTGTTGAAAAAGAATTAGGCATTACGAAAGAAGATATTGGTAAGAAAATTAGTGTTGAAGATTATAATAAAGCATGTCGCGAAGCGGTAATGCGTTATACAGATGCATGGAATAAACTTACCGAAAAAATTGGCTATTGGGTAGATTTGGAGAATCCATATATTACCTACGAACCAAAATATATGGAAACTGTATGGTGGTTATTAAAGCAACTTTACAATAAAGAGTTGTTATATAAAGGATATACAATACAGCCATATTCCCCGGCAGCAGGAACGGGACTTTCTTCTCACGAGTTAAATCAGCCCGGAACTTACCGTGATGTGTCTGATACAACAATCGTAGCACAATTCAGAGTTAAAAAAGAAAGTTCAGATTTATTCAATGATATAGACGGAAATGTAGATATCCTTGCATGGACGACTACACCGTGGACGTTGCCTTCGAACACAGCTTTAACAGTTGGAAGAGATATCGAGTATGTAGTAGTTAAAACTTTCAATCAGTATACATTTGAACCAATCAATGTGGTATTGGCAAGAGTTCTTTTAGAAAAGAACTTTGGTAAAAAATACGTGGAAGGTACAGAAGACGATTTTGCTAATTATACATCGGAAAGTAAAGTTATTCCTTACAGAATATTAAAAGAATTTACGGGAGAACAACTTGCGGGTACACATTATGAACAACTTGTTCCATGGTTTACTCCAGAAGAGAATGCTGAAAAAGCGTTCCGTGTAATTATCGGAGACTTTGTAACTACCGAAGACGGTACAGGAGTAGTACACACAGCACCTACATTTGGTGCAGATGATGCGCGTATATCCAAAGAAAACGATATTCCGCCAATGTTGGTGAAAGATGAAAACGGAAACCTTATTCCGTTGGTAGATTTACAAGGACGTTTTATCCATGGAGAAAATGTACCTGAATTGTTCGCTGGTAAATACATTAAGAACGAATACTATGAAAATGGGCAGGCTCCTGAAAAGTCTTGGGATGTTGAATTGGCAATTTTATTGAAGACTGAAAACAAAGCCTTCAAAGTAGAAAAATATGTACACAGTTATCCTCATTGTTGGAGAACAGATAAACCAGTTCTTTACTATCCGCTGGATTCATGGTTTGTGAAAATGACGGCTGTAAAAGATCGTTTGGTAAACCTTAATAAAGAAATTAACTGGAAGCCAAAGGCTACCGGAGAAGGGCGTTTTGCGAACTGGTTAGAAAATGTAAACGACTGGAATCTTTCCCGTTCACGTTACTGGGGTATTCCGTTGCCAATATGGAGAACGGAGGATCTTCGAGAAGAAGTGGCTATAGGTTCTGTTGAAGAATTGATGCAGGAAATTCAAAAATCTATTGATGCCGGATTTATGACTTCCAATCCTTACGATGGATTTGAAGTTGGAAATATGGATGAGGCAAACTATGCTAAAGTAGATTTACATAAAAATATTGTAGATCAGATTATTCTGGTTTCTGCTTCAGGAAAACCAATGAAGAGAGAATCTGACCTTATCGATGTATGGTTCGATTCAGGATCAATGCCATATGCACAATTACATTATCCTTTTGAAAATAAAGAGCTGATAGATGAAAGAAAGGCTTTCCCTGCGGACTTTATTGCTGAAGGTGTAGATCAGACAAGAGGATGGTTCTATACGTTGCATGCAATCGGAACAGCTGTTTTCGATTCTGTAGCCTACAAAAATGTAATGTCTAACGGATTGGTATTGGATAAAAACGGACAAAAAATGTCTAAGCGTTTAGGAAATGCAATTGATCCTTTCAAAACCTTAGAAACATATGGGCCGGATGCTACCCGTTGGTATATGATTTCCAATGCCATGCCTTGGGAAAACCTTAAATTTGATTTGGAGGGAATAGATGAGGTAAGAAGAAAATTCTTCGGAACATTATACAATACCTATTCTTTCTTTGCGTTGTATGCTAATGTAGATGGATTCAGATATGAAGAAGCTGATATAGAGAATCGTCCGGAAATCGACAGATGGATTTTGTCCGAGCTTAATCTTTTGGTAAAAGAGGTGAAATCTTTTTATGAAGATTATGAACCAACGAAAGTAGCGAGAGCAATCAATACTTTTGTTAATGACAATCTTTCGAATTGGTATGTACGTTTATGCAGAAGGCGTTTCTGGAAAGGAGATTATACTGAAGACAAAATTTCAGCATATCAGACCTTATATACTTGCTTGGAAACAATTGCTAAAATATCAGCTCCTATTGCTCCATTCTTTATGGATCAGCTGTATCAGGATCTGAATAATGCAACACAAAAAGAATCAGTAGGATCTGTACATTTAACAGATTTCCCTGTTGTAGACGAAAACAAGATCGACTACTCTTTAGTAGAAAAGACTCACCTTGCACAGCAGATAACCTCTATGGTATTCTCTTTGAGAAAAAAGGAAAATATCAAAGTACGCCAGCCTTTACAGAAAGTAATGATTCCTGTTTTAGATGCAGCTACAGGAGAGCAAATCAATGCAGTTTCCGAGCTTATCAAACAAGAAGTAAATGTAAAAGAGCTTCAGTTGATCAATGCTGAAGAAGCTTCTCACCTTATTGTTAAGCAAATTAAACCAAACTTTAAGGCATTAGGGCCTAAACTAGGTAAAGATATGAAGACTGTAGCTGCAGAGATCTCTGCATTCTCAGATGATCAAATTGCTGCATTAGAGAAAGAAGGTAGTTTAACAATTCAGGGATATGAAATAACTACAGACGATGTCGAGATTTTGACAAAGGATATTCCCGGATGGACAGTGGCTTCTGAAGGAAAGTTAACAGTAGCATTAGACCTTACAATAACAGATGATCTGAAAGCGGAAGGTATTGCACGTGAATTCATTAACAGAGTACAAAACCTTAGAAAAGAGAAGAATTTTGAAATAAGTGACAAAATTCTTATTGAATTAGAAGAAAATAATCCATTTTTACAAGATATCTTGAAGAATAAAGATTATATTAGCGCAGAAGTTCTTGCAAATGATATAGCGGTTAAGGCTAATGTATCAGGGGAAGAAGTAGAAATAGATGAACAAGGGTTCAGTATTAATATTATTAAAAATTAA
- a CDS encoding TraR/DksA family transcriptional regulator: MAEERVRYSDADLEEFRKIIEEKIEKAEKDLSLIRESFINDQNNGTDDTSPTFKAFEEGAETLSKEQNALLASRQEKFIRDLKNALIRIKNKTYGVCRVTGNLISKERLKAVPHATLSIEAKNMQR; encoded by the coding sequence ATGGCAGAGGAAAGAGTAAGATACAGCGATGCTGACTTGGAGGAATTCAGAAAAATTATTGAGGAAAAAATAGAAAAGGCTGAGAAAGATTTGTCTCTTATACGTGAAAGTTTCATCAATGATCAGAATAACGGAACAGATGATACTTCGCCAACATTCAAAGCTTTTGAAGAAGGAGCTGAAACTTTAAGCAAAGAGCAAAATGCTCTTCTGGCTTCGCGTCAGGAAAAGTTCATCAGAGACCTGAAAAATGCTTTGATCCGTATTAAGAACAAAACTTATGGTGTGTGCCGTGTTACCGGAAATCTTATCTCTAAAGAAAGATTGAAAGCGGTTCCACATGCTACTTTAAGTATTGAGGCTAAAAATATGCAACGATAA
- a CDS encoding lipoprotein signal peptidase — MKKIVLITLLVLFIDQASKIYIKTHFHLGESVDVFKWFKLAFVENPGMAYGLHFGGAIGKYALSLVRIALVIGIIVMFKKWLKEGASNYLIIPMSMIFAGAIGNLIDGMFYGLLFDTGTIFESSIGRWVGYDGISKLGGGGYASFMNGCVVDMLYFPLFKFNWPTWIPGIGGTEFEFFRPVFNIADSAITVGAAIILIFKKKAFPNGLNF, encoded by the coding sequence ATGAAGAAAATTGTGCTTATTACCCTGTTGGTTCTTTTCATTGACCAGGCTTCCAAAATTTATATCAAAACACATTTCCATTTAGGAGAAAGTGTAGATGTATTTAAATGGTTCAAGCTGGCTTTTGTTGAAAATCCGGGAATGGCTTATGGCCTTCACTTTGGAGGGGCAATTGGTAAATATGCATTATCATTAGTTCGTATTGCATTAGTAATAGGGATTATAGTGATGTTCAAAAAATGGTTGAAGGAAGGAGCTTCCAATTATTTAATCATTCCGATGTCTATGATATTTGCCGGAGCAATTGGTAATCTTATAGACGGAATGTTTTATGGATTGCTTTTCGATACGGGAACAATTTTTGAATCTTCAATAGGGCGTTGGGTAGGTTATGACGGAATTTCAAAACTTGGTGGCGGCGGATATGCTTCCTTTATGAATGGATGTGTTGTGGATATGCTATATTTTCCGTTATTCAAATTCAACTGGCCAACCTGGATTCCAGGAATTGGTGGTACAGAATTTGAATTCTTCAGACCGGTCTTCAATATTGCAGATAGTGCTATTACTGTTGGAGCCGCAATTATATTAATATTTAAGAAAAAAGCATTCCCGAATGGTTTGAATTTCTAA
- a CDS encoding SanA/YdcF family protein: MNKLIKRVFLLLIIIGLLGATFIIYANWKIESETKNYITSDPNKLPIEHVGLVLGTSKLLANGSMNPYFKYRIDAAEELYKAGKIKNIIVSGDNSRKTYNEPEDMKNELLKRGIPEIDIYMDFAGLRTLDSVIRAREIFGQHEYIIISQEFHNERAVFIARENGINAFGFNAQDVNKAIGIKTMIREKFARAKVFWDFLFSVQPKYGGEKIFVE, encoded by the coding sequence ATGAATAAACTAATCAAAAGAGTATTTTTACTTTTAATTATTATAGGGTTGCTTGGAGCAACCTTTATAATTTATGCCAATTGGAAAATAGAATCCGAAACCAAAAATTATATTACATCGGATCCTAATAAATTACCAATAGAACATGTCGGTCTGGTACTAGGTACTTCCAAGCTTTTGGCCAACGGAAGTATGAATCCGTATTTTAAATACAGGATTGATGCTGCAGAAGAATTATATAAGGCTGGTAAAATAAAAAATATTATCGTTAGTGGTGATAATAGCCGCAAAACATATAATGAACCAGAAGATATGAAAAACGAATTGCTTAAAAGAGGTATTCCGGAAATTGATATCTATATGGATTTCGCAGGCCTTCGTACATTAGATTCTGTAATACGGGCAAGAGAGATATTTGGACAACACGAGTATATTATCATTTCTCAGGAATTTCATAATGAAAGAGCTGTGTTTATTGCTCGGGAAAACGGAATCAATGCATTTGGTTTTAATGCACAGGATGTGAATAAAGCTATAGGGATTAAAACTATGATCCGTGAAAAGTTTGCAAGAGCAAAAGTTTTCTGGGATTTTCTTTTTAGTGTCCAGCCAAAATATGGAGGTGAGAAAATTTTTGTTGAATAA